A single window of Dermacentor albipictus isolate Rhodes 1998 colony chromosome 1, USDA_Dalb.pri_finalv2, whole genome shotgun sequence DNA harbors:
- the LOC135907731 gene encoding organic cation/carnitine transporter 2-like — protein sequence MVPTCLLLLLYYIIDESPSWLLETGNVKEAERIALRAASINKVSPEHCRDLMAAQAAEIKARSREAGNSSGICSPQFRACTITMCYMRAAISYAFDAFIVNDGVPVGETTTALSFIVAFIVPVVSSPFISTFGYRNTVSTSALVFAVTLTILATDLREQTALRDSLVIIMRATGTTCFTFYIILSVVAYPVMTRCLSISVGIAFSRLGDTLAQMSPALLGGRRTTLQLAIAAAFMSLFVVGAELVPCHIDVGQQYQLAPRKSSGLATSDDRKRAMQVTLVRMPREPVKRRGTPFTKDRATSSDLPIGTTPEKTY from the coding sequence ATGGTTCCAACGTGCCTTCTCCTGCTACTTTATTACATCATCGATGAGTCACCCAGCTGGCTTTTGGAGACAGGCAACGTCAAAGAAGCCGAGCGCATCGCTTTGCGTGCGGCAAGTATAAACAAGGTCTCCCCAGAGCACTGCCGAGATCTCATGGCAGCTCAGGCAGCGGAGATTAAGGCTCGTAGTCGGGAGGCTGGGAATAGCAGCGGTATCTGCAGCCCACAGTTCAGAGCTTGCACCATTACCATGTGCTATATGCGGGCTGCGATAAGCTACGCCTTCGACGCCTTCATCGTTAACGACGGTGTTCCCGTCGGGGAAACCACAACCGCGTTGAGTTTCATCGTGGCCTTCATTGTGCCCGTGGTCTCGTCGCCGTTCATTTCTACCTTCGGCTACAGGAACACCGTGAGCACCTCCGCACTCGTCTTTGCCGTAACACTGACGATCCTGGCCACTGACCTACGGGAGCAGACTGCGTTGCGTGATTCGCTCGTAATTATAATGCGCGCAACTGGAACAACCTGTTTTACGTTCTATATCATCCTATCCGTCGTCGCGTACCCGGTCATGACCCGCTGCCTTAGTATCTCCGTGGGTATCGCCTTCAGCCGCTTGGGTGATACCTTGGCCCAGATGAGTCCAGCGCTGCTTGGTGGCCGCCGTACAACGTTGCAGCTTGCCATTGCTGCCGCCTTCATGTCACTTTTTGTGGTGGGCGCCGAACTTGTGCCCTGCCACATTGACGTTGGGCAGCAATACCAATTAGCGCCCAGGAAGAGCTCCGGCCTCGCGACAAGCGATGATAGGAAGCGCGCCATGCAAGTGACACTGGTGCGTATGCCAAGGGAGCCCGTGAAGCGCCGGGGCACCCCCTTCACGAAGGACAGAGCAACATCAAGCGACTTACCAATAGGAACAACTCCCGAAAAGACATACTAG
- the LOC135907724 gene encoding solute carrier family 22 member 6-like — translation MAAHQDRRATTPPSVPGESALVKPVPKRLGYQVPYGYGAYQMLHIFGAIIALYNYGLHYDSFKLTAGVMDHWCRRPDSMKNLSVDEWKQLAIPVDEKGEHSHCTMRDPPDGGHTARIVPCASWEFDLDQYGNNIVSHWNLVCDRRWLIDVARLVYAAASIATLPAVGALADSVGRKAVLFFTVPVVLISGTASAMPNDFHFFVSVRAVVSASTSALVVPVYGLMYEVSPIEKYPDYVIMIALSALMLPPITLFTAQLVKAGWATLQLILMVPPAVVAQWLWC, via the coding sequence ATGGCCGCACACCAAGACCGACGGGCCACGACTCCACCATCTGTGCCCGGCGAATCGGCCCTGGTGAAGCCAGTGCCGAAGCGGTTGGGGTATCAGGTGCCGTATGGCTACGGCGCCTACCAAATGCTACACATATTCGGCGCAATCATCGCATTGTACAACTACGGGCTGCACTACGACAGTTTCAAGCTAACAGCTGGCGTAATGGATCACTGGTGCAGGCGGCCCGATTCCATGAAGAACCTCAGCGTGGACGAGTGGAAACAGCTGGCCATACCGGTGGACGAGAAAGGCGAGCACAGCCACTGTACAATGCGCGATCCTCCGGACGGTGGCCATACGGCTCGCATCGTGCCTTGCGCATCGTGGGAGTTCGACCTCGACCAATACGGGAACAACATCGTCAGCCACTGGAACCTCGTGTGCGACAGGCGCTGGCTCATCGACGTCGCGAGGCTCGTGTACGCGGCTGCCAGCATAGCCACGCTGCCCGCAGTCGGAGCGCTCGCGGACAGCGTCGGTCGCAAGGCGGTACTCTTCTTCACCGTACCTGTAGTCCTCATATCGGGCACTGCTAGTGCCATGCCGAATGACTTCCACTTCTTCGTGAGTGTGCGTGCCGTCGTGTCAGCCTCCACGAGTGCTCTCGTGGTACCTGTGTACGGGCTGATGTATGAAGTGTCGCCGATTGAAAAATATCCTGATTACGTAATCATGATCGCGCTATCTGCGTTGATGCTACCACCGATCACGCTGTTTACCGCTCAACTCGTGAAGGCAGGATGGGCGACGCTGCAGCTGATACTGATggttccacccgccgtggttgctcagtggctatggtgttag